A stretch of Blattabacterium cuenoti DNA encodes these proteins:
- a CDS encoding 7-carboxy-7-deazaguanine synthase QueE produces MNFFPIKEIFYSLQGEGYYCGIPACFIRFEGCDIQCPWCDSKETWIIQKKDFISIKKIITRINSFKGKNIIITGGEPMMWDISPLTKLLKKKGYHIHIETSGSYSIKEKYMDWITISPKKNKLPLIENYNKINELKIIVSDEEDFLFAEEQSTYVKNNNCILLLQPEWNNSIEITPKIISYIKENPKWRISVQIHKILNIP; encoded by the coding sequence ATGAATTTTTTCCCTATAAAAGAAATTTTCTATTCGCTTCAAGGAGAGGGGTATTATTGTGGAATTCCTGCGTGTTTTATTCGTTTTGAAGGATGTGATATACAATGTCCTTGGTGCGATAGTAAAGAAACCTGGATTATTCAAAAAAAAGATTTCATTTCAATTAAGAAAATTATTACTCGTATTAATAGTTTTAAAGGAAAAAACATTATAATAACTGGAGGAGAACCTATGATGTGGGATATATCCCCTTTAACTAAACTTCTCAAAAAAAAGGGTTATCATATTCATATTGAAACTTCAGGATCCTATTCTATAAAAGAAAAATACATGGATTGGATTACTATTTCTCCCAAAAAAAATAAATTACCTTTGATCGAAAATTATAACAAGATTAATGAATTGAAAATTATTGTTTCTGATGAAGAAGATTTTCTTTTTGCAGAAGAACAATCGACTTATGTAAAAAATAATAATTGTATATTATTGTTACAACCTGAATGGAATAATTCCATTGAAATTACTCCAAAAATTATTTCCTATATAAAAGAAAATCCAAAATGGAGGATATCTGTTCAAATTCATAAAATATTAAATATTCCTTAA
- the rsmA gene encoding 16S rRNA (adenine(1518)-N(6)/adenine(1519)-N(6))-dimethyltransferase RsmA: protein MQIDKSIFRKKFAQYFLKDKNIAKKIVNNLSFKNYDTVVEIGPGLGILTQYLLNNPYHQVFLIEIDKKLISFLKKTFPIYNHRIIHKDFLKWNPKESNLHKFAVIGNFPYNISSQILFHILEYNQYIQECIGMFQKELVKRIISHKGKKTYGILSVLIQIFYNVKYLFTVKEHVFFPRTNVKSAVISLKRKNEIISCNKNLLFQCVKTAFNQRRKKLKNSLQLFKHISNFDKIPFLNKRAEELSVNEFIQLTKEIEIRK from the coding sequence ATGCAAATAGATAAATCTATTTTTAGAAAAAAATTTGCTCAATATTTTTTAAAAGACAAAAATATAGCTAAAAAAATTGTTAATAATCTTTCTTTTAAAAATTATGATACAGTAGTAGAAATAGGACCAGGATTAGGAATCCTTACTCAATACTTATTAAATAATCCATATCATCAAGTATTCTTAATAGAAATTGATAAAAAATTAATCTCTTTTTTGAAAAAAACTTTTCCTATTTATAATCATAGAATTATTCATAAGGATTTTTTAAAATGGAATCCCAAGGAATCAAACTTACATAAATTCGCAGTTATTGGAAATTTTCCTTACAATATATCCTCTCAAATATTATTCCATATATTGGAATATAATCAATACATACAAGAATGTATTGGTATGTTTCAAAAAGAACTAGTAAAACGTATTATATCTCATAAAGGAAAAAAAACTTATGGAATTTTATCCGTTTTAATACAAATATTTTACAATGTAAAATACCTTTTTACTGTAAAGGAACATGTATTTTTTCCTAGAACCAATGTAAAATCTGCAGTCATTTCCTTAAAAAGAAAAAATGAAATTATTTCTTGTAACAAAAATTTATTATTTCAATGTGTAAAAACCGCTTTTAATCAAAGAAGAAAGAAATTAAAAAATTCTTTACAATTATTCAAACATATTTCAAACTTTGATAAAATCCCATTTTTAAATAAAAGAGCAGAAGAATTATCTGTAAATGAATTCATTCAATTAACAAAAGAAATAGAAATAAGGAAATGA
- a CDS encoding bifunctional 5,10-methylenetetrahydrofolate dehydrogenase/5,10-methenyltetrahydrofolate cyclohydrolase produces the protein MTKLLNGNQLAKEIRKEISKEIEKKILSKNKRIPHLGIILTGTNNSSITYVNSKIKECKNIGIQSTLVKLPIDSTEEKLLEEIKKMNTNPLIDGFIVQLPLEKHIDQDQIILSINPKKDVDGFHPENFGKMALDMKTFFPATALGILTLLERSKIKISGKHTVVIGRSRIVGKPISILMSRKSYPGNSTVTLTHSNTLNIEYYTKQADIIIVAVGITGFLKGNMIKNGAIIIDVGINKNGKNILGDVDFRSVYGKASYLTPVPGGVGPMTRVMLLKNTLMAALTNRKHPTL, from the coding sequence ATGACTAAACTATTAAATGGTAATCAACTGGCAAAAGAAATAAGAAAAGAAATTTCTAAGGAAATAGAAAAAAAAATATTAAGTAAAAACAAACGTATTCCTCATCTTGGAATTATTTTAACAGGAACCAATAATTCTAGCATTACATATGTAAATAGTAAAATTAAAGAATGTAAAAATATTGGAATTCAATCTACTTTAGTAAAATTACCTATAGATAGTACAGAAGAAAAATTGTTAGAAGAAATAAAAAAAATGAATACAAATCCATTAATAGATGGATTTATTGTTCAATTACCATTAGAAAAACATATTGATCAAGATCAAATTATCTTATCTATTAATCCAAAAAAAGATGTAGATGGATTTCATCCTGAAAATTTTGGAAAAATGGCTTTAGATATGAAAACTTTTTTTCCTGCTACTGCATTAGGAATACTTACTCTTTTAGAAAGGAGTAAAATTAAAATATCTGGAAAACATACTGTAGTAATAGGTAGAAGTAGAATAGTAGGAAAACCCATAAGTATTTTAATGAGTAGAAAAAGTTATCCTGGAAATAGTACAGTAACACTCACTCATAGTAATACTCTAAATATAGAATATTATACCAAACAGGCTGATATAATTATAGTAGCAGTAGGAATTACAGGATTTTTGAAAGGAAACATGATAAAAAATGGGGCTATTATTATAGATGTAGGAATCAATAAAAATGGAAAAAACATATTAGGAGATGTTGATTTTAGAAGTGTATATGGAAAAGCTTCTTATCTTACTCCTGTTCCAGGAGGAGTAGGACCTATGACTCGTGTAATGCTATTAAAAAATACTTTAATGGCTGCATTAACAAATAGAAAACATCCTACTTTATGA
- the metF gene encoding methylenetetrahydrofolate reductase [NAD(P)H], producing MKVVDHIAKAKKSLFSFEILPPLRGHDIKDIFSTLDPLMEFCPPFIDVTYHKEEFIYVEKDNGLLQRKKISRRPGTVGICAAIMNKYGVDAVPHLICEGFNKQMTENALIDLNFLGIDNVLVLRGDLMKSENSFFAEKEGYKYAVELVEQVQDLNKGKYLDKTFIEHKESTLFDFCIGVAGYPEKHFEAPNIESDLFFLKKKIEAGADYIVTQMFFDNKKYFTFVKKCRSEGISVPIIPGIKPISSKKHLNSLPSRFFLNIPNELVKEVEKAKSKKIVSHIGIEWAIHQSKELKDSGVEIIHYYTMDRPENIYNIVQAIY from the coding sequence ATGAAAGTTGTTGATCATATAGCTAAAGCAAAAAAGAGTTTATTTTCTTTTGAAATATTACCTCCTTTAAGAGGGCATGATATTAAAGATATTTTTTCTACTTTAGATCCATTAATGGAATTTTGTCCTCCTTTTATCGATGTTACTTATCATAAAGAAGAATTTATTTATGTAGAAAAAGATAATGGACTTTTACAAAGAAAAAAAATTTCTAGACGTCCAGGTACTGTAGGTATTTGTGCTGCTATTATGAATAAATATGGAGTGGATGCCGTTCCACATTTGATTTGTGAAGGATTTAACAAACAAATGACGGAAAATGCTTTAATAGATCTAAATTTTTTAGGAATAGATAATGTTCTAGTTTTAAGAGGAGATTTAATGAAGTCTGAAAATAGTTTTTTTGCAGAAAAAGAAGGATATAAATATGCAGTAGAATTAGTAGAACAAGTTCAAGATTTAAATAAAGGAAAATATTTAGATAAAACTTTTATAGAACATAAAGAATCTACATTATTTGATTTTTGTATAGGAGTAGCAGGATATCCTGAAAAACACTTTGAAGCTCCAAATATTGAAAGTGATTTATTTTTTTTGAAAAAAAAAATAGAAGCAGGAGCCGATTATATTGTTACTCAAATGTTTTTTGATAATAAAAAATATTTTACTTTCGTAAAAAAATGTAGATCAGAAGGGATTTCTGTCCCTATAATTCCTGGAATTAAACCTATTTCTTCTAAAAAACATCTAAATAGTCTTCCATCTCGTTTTTTTTTAAATATTCCTAATGAATTAGTAAAAGAGGTTGAAAAAGCAAAAAGCAAAAAAATTGTTTCTCATATTGGAATTGAATGGGCTATTCATCAATCTAAAGAATTAAAAGATTCTGGAGTTGAAATAATTCATTATTATACTATGGATAGACCAGAAAATATTTATAATATTGTTCAAGCTATTTATTAA
- a CDS encoding pyruvate dehydrogenase complex E1 component subunit beta — MKEKTFREVIAEAMSEEMRKDDTVYLMGEEVAQYNGAYKASKGMLEEFGPKRVIDTPISELAFSGIGVGSAMNGCRPIIEFMTFNFSLVAMDQIINNAAKIRYMSGGQWNIPIVFRGPTGSAGQLGATHSQSFESWYASCPGLKVVIPCNPYDAKGLLKSAIRDNNPVIFMESEQMYGDKMMIPEEEYIIPIGKADIKKEGTDISLVSFGKIMKMAMNVAKKLDKENISVEVIDIRTIRPLDYESILFSVKKTNRLVILEESWPFSSIASEISYFIQKKAFDYLDAPISRITLLDTPAPYASNLIKIWFPNEDQIINTIKKTLYLI; from the coding sequence ATGAAAGAAAAGACTTTTCGTGAAGTAATAGCAGAAGCTATGAGTGAAGAAATGAGAAAAGATGATACTGTTTATCTCATGGGTGAAGAAGTAGCTCAATATAATGGAGCTTATAAAGCCTCTAAAGGAATGTTAGAAGAATTCGGACCAAAAAGAGTTATTGATACCCCTATATCGGAATTAGCATTTTCTGGAATAGGGGTGGGATCCGCTATGAATGGATGTAGACCTATTATAGAATTTATGACTTTCAATTTTTCTTTAGTTGCTATGGATCAAATTATTAATAATGCAGCAAAGATACGTTATATGAGTGGAGGACAATGGAACATCCCTATTGTTTTTAGGGGGCCTACGGGATCTGCTGGACAATTAGGAGCTACTCATTCTCAATCTTTTGAAAGTTGGTATGCTAGTTGTCCTGGACTAAAAGTAGTTATTCCATGTAATCCTTATGATGCTAAAGGACTTTTAAAATCAGCAATTAGAGATAATAATCCAGTTATATTTATGGAATCCGAACAAATGTATGGAGATAAAATGATGATCCCAGAAGAAGAATATATTATTCCTATTGGAAAAGCAGACATAAAAAAAGAAGGAACTGATATTAGTTTAGTTTCTTTTGGAAAGATTATGAAAATGGCAATGAATGTAGCAAAAAAATTAGATAAAGAAAATATTAGTGTAGAAGTTATAGATATTCGTACGATACGACCATTAGATTACGAATCCATACTTTTTTCTGTAAAAAAAACGAATCGGTTGGTTATTTTAGAAGAATCATGGCCTTTTTCATCTATAGCTTCTGAAATTTCATATTTTATACAAAAAAAAGCATTTGATTATCTAGATGCCCCTATTAGTAGAATTACTTTATTGGATACTCCTGCACCTTATGCTTCTAATTTAATAAAAATTTGGTTTCCTAATGAAGATCAAATAATTAATACTATCAAAAAAACTCTTTATTTAATTTAA
- the hisIE gene encoding bifunctional phosphoribosyl-AMP cyclohydrolase/phosphoribosyl-ATP diphosphatase HisIE, producing the protein MITIESKINFKEGLIPVIVQDIKTDKVLMLGYMNQEAYKKSIDEKKVIFYSRSKRRLWTKGEVSKNYLFIREILVDCDGDALLIKAEPAGPVCHKGTDTCWKEINEKRFLFHLENIISNRIHQKSKNSYIYQLSKKGINKISQKLGEETVELIIESKDNDKNLFLNESADLLFHYLILLNKKGFEIQDVIDILKHRHLRNI; encoded by the coding sequence ATGATAACAATAGAATCAAAAATAAATTTTAAAGAAGGTTTAATTCCCGTTATTGTTCAAGATATAAAAACAGATAAAGTTTTAATGTTAGGATATATGAATCAAGAAGCTTATAAAAAAAGTATTGATGAAAAAAAAGTAATTTTTTATAGTAGATCCAAAAGAAGATTATGGACTAAAGGAGAGGTAAGCAAAAATTATCTTTTTATTCGAGAAATATTAGTAGATTGTGATGGAGATGCTTTATTAATCAAAGCGGAACCTGCTGGGCCTGTTTGTCATAAAGGAACGGATACTTGTTGGAAAGAAATTAATGAAAAAAGATTTTTATTTCATTTAGAAAATATAATTTCTAATAGAATCCATCAAAAATCAAAAAATTCTTATATATATCAATTATCAAAAAAAGGAATTAATAAAATATCTCAAAAATTAGGAGAAGAAACAGTAGAACTTATTATTGAATCTAAAGATAATGATAAAAATTTGTTTTTAAACGAATCGGCAGATTTACTATTTCATTATCTTATCTTACTAAATAAAAAAGGTTTTGAAATACAAGATGTTATTGATATTTTGAAACATAGACATTTAAGGAATATTTAA
- the serS gene encoding serine--tRNA ligase: protein MLKVSFIRKNKEKVLLGLEKRNFRNIHLIDEILILDEKKKITQKVLNKILEKENYISRKIGKILTLEKENWEKIDSLKEKSSFLKTNKKNVNIKLKKIIQILEKKLHDIPNIPDKKVKKIFEKDDILFQEGKTHCETKNPLPHWELSKKFCLFDLNLGTKICGSGFSVYIGKAAKLQRSLIQYFLDKNIQASYKEYSLPYLINEKSGYATGQIPDKKNQMYFIEKDRFYLIPTGEIPIMNCYQDKIFSEKDLPIKATTYTSCFRRESGSYGSKVRGLNRLHQFEKVEIIQITTKDSSFYYLEEMILHVKNILKSLKLPFRLIRLMGPDLGFSSSMTYDFEVYSIAQKKWLEVSSISNCTNFQSNRLNLKYKNIKGHIELCHTLNGSSLALPRIMAALLENNQTKNKINIPKVLVPYTEFDHIN from the coding sequence ATGCTTAAAGTTTCTTTTATACGGAAGAATAAAGAAAAAGTTTTATTAGGATTAGAAAAACGTAATTTTCGTAACATTCACTTAATAGATGAAATATTAATTTTAGACGAAAAAAAAAAAATAACTCAAAAGGTTCTTAATAAGATATTAGAAAAAGAAAATTATATATCTAGAAAAATCGGAAAAATTCTAACTTTAGAAAAAGAAAATTGGGAAAAAATAGATTCTTTGAAAGAGAAATCGTCTTTTTTAAAAACGAATAAAAAAAATGTTAATATTAAATTAAAAAAAATTATTCAAATTTTAGAAAAAAAATTACACGATATTCCCAATATTCCTGATAAAAAAGTAAAAAAAATTTTTGAAAAAGATGATATTCTTTTTCAAGAAGGAAAAACTCATTGCGAAACTAAAAATCCTCTTCCTCATTGGGAATTATCTAAGAAATTTTGTTTATTTGATTTAAATTTAGGAACAAAAATATGTGGATCTGGTTTTTCAGTTTATATAGGAAAAGCAGCTAAATTACAAAGAAGTTTAATTCAATATTTCTTAGATAAAAATATACAAGCATCATATAAAGAATATAGTTTACCTTATCTTATCAATGAAAAATCTGGATATGCAACTGGACAAATTCCAGATAAAAAAAATCAAATGTATTTTATAGAAAAGGATAGATTTTATTTAATTCCTACTGGTGAAATTCCTATTATGAATTGTTATCAAGATAAAATTTTTTCAGAAAAAGACCTTCCTATAAAAGCTACTACTTACACTTCTTGTTTTAGAAGAGAATCTGGATCTTATGGAAGTAAAGTTAGAGGATTGAACAGATTACACCAGTTTGAAAAAGTAGAAATTATTCAAATTACTACAAAAGATTCTTCTTTTTATTATTTGGAAGAAATGATTTTACATGTTAAAAATATTTTAAAATCTTTAAAATTACCTTTTCGTTTAATCCGTTTAATGGGTCCAGATCTTGGATTTTCTTCTTCTATGACTTATGATTTTGAAGTTTATTCTATAGCACAAAAAAAATGGTTAGAAGTAAGTTCTATATCAAACTGTACTAATTTTCAGTCAAATAGATTAAATCTAAAATATAAAAATATAAAAGGTCATATAGAATTATGTCATACTTTAAATGGAAGTTCTTTAGCTTTACCAAGAATTATGGCTGCTTTACTAGAAAATAATCAAACTAAAAATAAAATTAATATTCCCAAAGTTTTAGTTCCTTATACTGAATTTGATCATATTAATTAA
- the hisA gene encoding 1-(5-phosphoribosyl)-5-[(5-phosphoribosylamino)methylideneamino]imidazole-4-carboxamide isomerase, with amino-acid sequence MDIIVAIDLIDGKCVRLIQGDFKRKKVYNNNPIEFALLLESYGITRLHLVDLDGARKRRVVHWKILEKIAKYTNLIIDFGGGIHSDEDIRIVFENGGHMATVGSVAVKNPFLLKKWIHIYGKEKILLGVDVKNNKIATNGWTEFFNIPFFNFIEEKNNDGIKKMFCTDISKDGGLSGPSFSLYEKIIKKFPNIEFIASGGIRNIEDIDKLLNIGCCGVIIGKAIYENKISLLELKNWDNKE; translated from the coding sequence ATGGATATTATAGTAGCTATAGATTTGATTGATGGTAAATGTGTTCGGTTAATACAAGGGGATTTTAAAAGAAAGAAAGTATATAATAATAATCCTATTGAATTTGCTTTATTACTAGAAAGTTATGGAATAACTAGATTACATTTAGTAGATTTAGATGGAGCTAGAAAAAGAAGAGTGGTTCATTGGAAAATTTTAGAAAAAATCGCAAAATATACAAATTTAATCATAGATTTTGGAGGAGGAATTCATTCTGATGAAGATATACGTATTGTATTTGAAAATGGAGGACATATGGCTACTGTTGGAAGCGTTGCTGTTAAAAATCCTTTTCTTTTAAAAAAATGGATTCATATTTATGGAAAAGAAAAAATTTTATTAGGAGTAGATGTTAAAAATAATAAAATAGCGACTAATGGATGGACAGAATTTTTTAATATTCCATTTTTTAATTTTATAGAAGAAAAAAATAATGACGGAATAAAAAAAATGTTTTGTACAGATATATCAAAAGATGGAGGACTTTCCGGTCCTTCTTTTTCCTTATATGAAAAAATAATTAAAAAATTTCCAAATATTGAATTTATAGCAAGTGGAGGAATTCGTAATATAGAAGATATAGATAAATTATTAAATATAGGTTGTTGTGGAGTTATTATTGGGAAAGCTATATATGAAAATAAAATATCATTATTAGAATTGAAAAATTGGGACAATAAAGAATAA
- a CDS encoding bifunctional nuclease family protein, with translation MDQLIKLTIRGISLSQIQSGIYILLLEEEYGKIKLPIIIESSQAQSIAYSLGKRDTSRSFTHDLFLTFSRAFHIKLKAVVIYKLVNGIFFSYILFEGLNQKEEKIEHKIDSKTSDAIALSIRFQAPIYTTKEIFDKAGIYFENGFPIDKDKENETSEYESIMDNNGIIFYKEKNKKDLEKMTERDLNTLLNHAVVNECYELAAQIKKELDRRE, from the coding sequence ATGGATCAGCTTATTAAATTAACTATACGGGGAATTTCCTTAAGTCAAATACAATCGGGAATATATATTTTGTTACTTGAAGAAGAATATGGAAAAATAAAACTTCCTATTATTATAGAAAGTTCACAAGCTCAATCTATTGCTTATTCTTTGGGAAAAAGAGATACGTCTAGATCCTTTACTCATGATTTGTTTCTTACTTTTTCCAGAGCATTCCATATAAAATTAAAAGCAGTTGTGATATACAAATTAGTAAACGGTATATTTTTTTCTTATATTTTATTTGAAGGTCTCAATCAAAAAGAAGAAAAAATAGAACATAAAATAGATTCAAAAACATCAGATGCAATTGCTTTATCTATACGATTTCAAGCTCCTATTTATACGACAAAAGAAATTTTTGATAAGGCTGGTATTTATTTTGAAAATGGATTTCCTATTGATAAAGATAAAGAAAATGAAACTTCTGAGTATGAATCAATAATGGATAATAATGGAATTATTTTTTATAAAGAAAAAAATAAAAAAGATCTAGAAAAAATGACAGAAAGAGATTTAAATACTTTATTAAATCATGCTGTGGTTAATGAATGTTACGAACTTGCGGCACAAATTAAAAAAGAATTAGATAGGAGAGAGTAA
- the hisF gene encoding imidazole glycerol phosphate synthase subunit HisF, with the protein MLAKRIIPCLDIKNGRTVKGVKFKHLKDAGDPIKLVCWYTKQGADELIFLDITATNEKRKTLISLVREISRHINIPFTVGGGIREEEDVELLLNAGADKISVNTAAFKSPNLLENLSKRFGSQSIVLAIDTKYENNEWWVYLNGGRISTNTKTLDWAKEGTNRGAGEILLTSMNHDGTKNGFALDITRKISDNITTPVIASGGAGKLEDFYKIFKNGKADAALAASIFHFKEIEIPKLKYYLNRLHIPVRT; encoded by the coding sequence ATGTTAGCTAAACGAATTATTCCTTGTTTAGACATTAAAAATGGAAGAACAGTAAAAGGAGTAAAATTCAAACATTTAAAAGATGCAGGAGATCCAATTAAATTAGTTTGTTGGTATACAAAACAAGGTGCCGATGAATTAATATTTTTAGATATTACTGCTACAAATGAAAAACGTAAGACATTAATTAGTTTAGTTAGGGAAATATCTCGTCATATTAATATTCCTTTTACGGTTGGAGGAGGGATTAGAGAAGAAGAAGATGTTGAACTATTATTAAATGCAGGAGCTGATAAAATATCTGTTAACACTGCCGCTTTCAAAAGTCCAAACCTTTTAGAAAATCTTTCTAAAAGATTTGGAAGTCAAAGTATTGTTTTAGCTATTGATACAAAATATGAAAATAATGAATGGTGGGTTTATTTAAATGGAGGTAGGATTTCTACTAATACCAAAACATTAGATTGGGCTAAAGAAGGGACTAACAGAGGGGCAGGGGAAATATTATTAACTTCAATGAATCATGACGGAACAAAAAATGGATTTGCTTTAGATATTACCAGGAAAATATCCGATAATATTACTACTCCGGTAATTGCTTCAGGAGGAGCTGGAAAATTAGAAGATTTCTATAAAATATTTAAAAATGGAAAAGCAGATGCAGCTTTAGCTGCTAGTATATTTCATTTTAAAGAAATAGAAATTCCAAAATTAAAATATTATTTAAATCGTCTTCATATACCTGTAAGGACATGA
- a CDS encoding dihydrofolate reductase → MKIILIAAVSKNGFIGKKNQLMWHLPNDLKRFKNLTIGETILMGRKTFESIGKCLSKRKNIILTKKKINFIKKTNNIKIISSIKHIDHLLDKKIFVIGGEKIYDSTIEKADVIELTLVHKNFYGDTRFPKIDTKKWKKIYEFVYEKDKNHPYNYSFIRFEKIKK, encoded by the coding sequence ATGAAAATTATATTAATAGCTGCTGTTTCTAAAAATGGATTCATAGGAAAAAAGAATCAATTAATGTGGCATTTACCCAATGATTTAAAACGATTTAAAAATCTAACTATAGGAGAAACAATTTTAATGGGAAGAAAGACTTTCGAATCCATTGGAAAATGTCTTTCAAAAAGAAAGAATATTATACTTACGAAAAAAAAAATAAATTTTATAAAGAAAACAAATAATATTAAGATTATTTCTTCTATAAAACATATAGATCATTTATTAGATAAAAAAATATTCGTTATAGGAGGAGAAAAAATATATGATTCCACAATTGAAAAAGCAGACGTTATAGAACTAACCTTAGTTCACAAAAATTTTTATGGAGATACAAGATTTCCAAAAATAGATACAAAAAAATGGAAAAAAATATATGAATTTGTTTATGAAAAAGATAAAAACCATCCATACAACTACAGTTTTATAAGATTCGAAAAAATAAAAAAATGA
- the hisH gene encoding imidazole glycerol phosphate synthase subunit HisH — translation MKTIIIIKYPAGNVQSVLFSLERIGVQAVVTDSKKSIQNAEKVILPGVGEAHCAMKYLKEKKLDILLSELEQPVLGICLGMQLLCKYSEERGTTCIGIFDLLVKKFQSDKKNDKIPQIGWNTIHKLKGPLFKDIPDGSYQYFVHSYYAPLGRYTIAKTEYIVSYSAALQKDNFYAVQFHPEKSSYVGHKILENFIRL, via the coding sequence ATGAAAACAATTATTATAATAAAATATCCTGCAGGAAATGTACAGTCAGTTCTTTTTTCTTTAGAAAGAATAGGAGTACAAGCTGTAGTAACAGATTCTAAAAAATCTATTCAAAATGCAGAAAAAGTGATTTTGCCTGGAGTAGGAGAGGCTCATTGTGCTATGAAATATTTAAAAGAAAAAAAATTAGATATACTTTTATCTGAACTAGAACAACCTGTATTAGGAATTTGCTTGGGAATGCAATTACTTTGTAAATATTCAGAAGAAAGAGGCACAACTTGTATAGGAATTTTTGATTTATTAGTTAAAAAATTTCAATCTGATAAGAAAAATGATAAAATCCCTCAAATAGGGTGGAATACTATTCATAAATTGAAAGGACCTTTATTTAAAGATATACCAGATGGTAGTTATCAATATTTTGTTCACAGTTATTATGCTCCTTTAGGAAGATATACTATAGCAAAAACAGAATATATAGTTTCTTATAGTGCTGCATTACAAAAAGATAATTTTTATGCTGTACAATTTCATCCAGAAAAATCTTCTTATGTAGGACATAAAATATTAGAAAATTTTATTCGATTATAA